One part of the Ziziphus jujuba cultivar Dongzao chromosome 2, ASM3175591v1 genome encodes these proteins:
- the LOC107418518 gene encoding vacuolar iron transporter homolog 4 — MASTQPTTHHHHHHQSLKELKPTNPPKDIESQPNPKKEEEQQEEESIGLVVDYSKRAQVLRAAVLGANDGLLSTASLMMGVGAVRKDAKIMILTGFAGLVAGACSMAIGEFVSVYSQYDIEVSQMKREGNETETRKEKLPNPFKAALASAISFVVGALVPLLGACFVKDYKVRLGVVVGVVSLALLGFGALGAVLGKAPPVKSSLRVLFGGWLAMGITFGLTKAIGSASVEL; from the coding sequence ATGGCTTCCACTCAACCCAccacccaccaccaccaccaccaccaatccCTCAAAGAACTCAAACCCACAAATCCACCCAAAGATATTGAATCACAACCCAatccaaagaaagaagaagaacaacaagaagaagaaagtattGGGTTGGTGGTGGATTACTCCAAAAGGGCCCAAGTTCTTAGAGCTGCTGTTTTAGGTGCCAATGATGGTTTGCTCTCCACAGCCTCCCTCATGATGGGTGTCGGGGCGGTCCGCAAAGACGCCAAGATCATGATCTTGACCGGCTTCGCGGGCCTTGTCGCCGGTGCCTGTAGCATGGCAATTGGTGAGTTTGTATCTGTCTACTCACAATATGATATTGAGGTTTCTCAGATGAAGAGGGAAGGGAATGAGACGGAGACCAGAAAGGAGAAGCTTCCGAACCCGTTTAAGGCAGCGTTGGCGTCGGCGATTTCGTTTGTGGTAGGGGCTTTGGTGCCTTTGTTAGGTGCTTGTTTTGTGAAGGATTACAAGGTGAGGTTGGGGGTGGTTGTAGGGGTTGTGAGCCTTGCTTTGTTAGGGTTTGGAGCACTTGGTGCAGTTTTGGGGAAAGCACCTCCTGTAAAGTCTTCATTAAGGGTTTTGTTTGGAGGATGGTTGGCTATGGGAATCACTTTTGGTTTGACAAAAGCAATTGGTTCTGCTTCTGTTGAACtataa